A genomic window from Pecten maximus chromosome 2, xPecMax1.1, whole genome shotgun sequence includes:
- the LOC117322129 gene encoding uncharacterized protein LOC117322129 translates to MDEGRLGFVRKRENNHRKYVYIVNDVIKSKWGVLDEHIAREKIQHSLDWEKSTMSVRRILIRQKVLKQCMKMRRDGVATKVKERMLGYYGGKPIHAFTRDIDQQIADNHPRLRRMRKVRKQIQESIVTGKILKPVEMSQRMNNYFEKHFKEEEKETKKPEKDEDDDDDVQKKDIFSRHRGALPPIRGLVNPFYKVVRDDDTKPSETSNQESGQESVDRLVVEKEQEKPEKELNKHVLLPKIKEKETSTARTVSPEKSLPKDQSLRLEKKVLSYCLQLPSQRKW, encoded by the coding sequence ATGGATGAAGGACGTCTCGGCTTCGTTCGAAAGCGTGAAAATAATCACCGGAAATACGTTTACATTgtcaatgacgtcataaaatcAAAATGGGGTGTATTGGACGAGCACATAGCAAGAGAAAAAATACAACACTCCTTAGATTGGGAAAAATCAACTATGTCTGTCCGGCGAATTCTCATTCGTCAGAAAGTCTTAAAACAGTGTATGAAAATGCGGAGGGACGGAGTGGCAACCAAAGTTAAAGAACGCATGCTCGGTTATTATGGCGGGAAACCAATTCATGCTTTCACTCGCGACATCGATCAACAAATAGCAGATAATCATCCTAGACTTCGCAGAATGAGAAAGGTTAGGAAACAAATCCAGGAAAGTATAGTAACTGGTAAAATTCTGAAACCTGTCGAAATGTCACAAAGAATGAACAATTACTTcgaaaaacatttcaaagagGAGGAAAAGGAAACAAAGAAACCGGAAAAAGATGAagacgacgacgatgatgtaCAGAAAAAAGACATTTTCAGCAGACATAGAGGGGCTTTACCACCAATCCGTGGTTTGGTTAACCCTTTTTATAAAGTAGTGAGAGATGATGATACTAAGCCTAGTGAAACCAGTAATCAAGAGAGTGGACAGGAGTCTGTTGACCGACTGGTCGTGGAAAAGGAACAGGAAAAACCAGAGAAAGAATTGAACAAACACGTACTGCTACCAAAGATTAAGGAGAAGGAAACATCGACCGCTAGAACTGTCAGTCCAGAGAAATCACTTCCAAAAGATCAATCGTTACGACTAGAGAAGAAGGTTCTCTCATACTGCCTCCAATTACCCTCACAAAGGAAATGGTAG